One region of Natronorubrum aibiense genomic DNA includes:
- a CDS encoding DUF7331 family protein: MIKVSTHVNDDTTDRSEPRSEPAGTATVESYETDDGVVFYDAENPLAWVETSRTFSLSEVA, from the coding sequence GTGATCAAAGTGTCCACCCACGTCAACGACGACACGACGGATCGAAGCGAGCCACGTAGTGAACCAGCGGGCACCGCGACGGTCGAGTCCTACGAAACGGACGACGGTGTCGTCTTCTATGACGCCGAGAACCCGCTCGCGTGGGTCGAAACCTCCCGGACGTTTTCGCTTTCGGAAGTCGCCTGA